A genomic region of Ignavibacteria bacterium contains the following coding sequences:
- the cas3 gene encoding CRISPR-associated helicase Cas3' produces the protein MNHHFPIWAKSIKRAADNNEARIITLGEHTEHLLSKFENLRDFIPQELHEPIRIAIILHDIGKVLPSFQRRKLGNRDYKPFDALVDIDHSILSTLLVNKEKLRELIQNEDYEKFILSAVAFHHWRDKFEDLIRYGSDQFQKLKSKSDDFKAQLIHNLQSEMHKIENIDYTLIAFDEYMLEGLANKLPFVNYVIPPYQLYFLPQRIDISEDKKKDWILIAGNLMRCDHFASYCEEDNMDYPIEISNIEYDQIKALIQNKFNGQKLWQLKYIDHCIDKNTILIAPTGMGKTEFAFLWSNGKKFFYTLPFRAAVEQIFERAKNIFNSDKTERVGILHSDADVYLIEQENEESSIKLYDNARQLAFAVNISTGDQFFPYSLRPPGFEKIYSTFAYSNLVIDEVQAYDPKASAIVVKYVEDIIKMGGNVLLMTATFPEFIKVELKKRVEELTLNGFEILDLFDIEEYKFKKLIKHKIQLIKIENSRTNDNKVDFSFPDELINQIIEQGRNKRVLVICNTIKQAQDVYYKLKQKINNEIDLYLLHSRFTFDDRKKKQDILTREFSNPKTENEDKGKILVATQVIEAALDIDADVLYTELAPMDVLVQRMGRVLRRYRENYTYEGPPNVNIILFKEKYESGNSKVYNSELLELTLILVFIKLFQNVDADNLNDIIPVAKSYFEYKNSRLKTKDSFKNDLDNISTFNSKSKGKKGKRNQNFSTLNFSLSEYDKYQLTNALYSLIDDQSNYKQEFYKTLNTLDAGYMAESRQEAQKIFRPMVSTSVISKIKLDQLKDDILKFFNNYGNSQRIFTLFKEYIISRYVVNVIGMRERNPLLKLERWISNNFTSEEIDEINLNRLKRWTRDIYLTDANYSEEIGLEKEIETKIETQFL, from the coding sequence ATGAACCATCATTTCCCAATCTGGGCAAAAAGTATAAAAAGAGCTGCTGATAATAATGAAGCTAGAATTATTACGCTCGGAGAACACACAGAACACCTCTTAAGCAAATTTGAAAATTTAAGAGACTTTATTCCTCAAGAACTTCATGAACCTATAAGAATTGCAATTATTCTCCATGATATTGGAAAAGTCTTGCCATCCTTTCAAAGAAGAAAACTTGGGAATAGAGATTATAAACCATTTGATGCATTGGTCGATATTGATCATTCAATTCTTTCTACTCTACTTGTGAATAAAGAAAAATTAAGAGAACTGATACAAAATGAAGATTATGAAAAATTTATTTTATCAGCTGTTGCATTTCATCATTGGAGAGATAAATTTGAGGATTTAATCAGGTATGGCAGTGATCAATTTCAAAAACTTAAAAGCAAGTCTGATGATTTCAAAGCTCAATTGATTCACAATTTGCAATCTGAAATGCATAAAATTGAAAATATTGATTATACATTAATTGCATTTGATGAATATATGCTTGAGGGTTTAGCCAATAAATTACCTTTTGTTAATTATGTAATTCCACCTTATCAGTTGTATTTCCTGCCGCAAAGAATTGATATTTCTGAGGATAAAAAGAAAGACTGGATTTTGATTGCAGGCAACTTAATGCGATGTGACCATTTCGCATCATATTGCGAAGAAGATAATATGGATTATCCAATAGAAATCAGCAACATTGAATATGATCAAATAAAAGCGTTAATACAAAATAAGTTTAATGGTCAAAAACTCTGGCAACTAAAATACATTGATCATTGTATTGATAAAAACACAATATTAATTGCTCCCACGGGTATGGGTAAAACTGAATTCGCATTTCTTTGGTCCAATGGCAAAAAGTTTTTCTATACTCTTCCGTTCAGAGCTGCAGTTGAACAAATTTTTGAGAGAGCAAAGAATATTTTTAATTCAGATAAAACCGAGAGAGTAGGGATTCTTCATTCAGATGCTGATGTTTATCTTATTGAACAGGAAAATGAAGAAAGCAGCATTAAATTATACGATAATGCAAGGCAATTAGCTTTTGCTGTTAATATTTCAACGGGTGATCAGTTTTTTCCCTATTCTCTACGTCCACCTGGTTTTGAAAAAATTTATTCAACATTTGCTTATTCAAATCTTGTAATAGATGAAGTTCAAGCCTATGATCCTAAAGCATCAGCGATTGTTGTAAAATATGTAGAAGATATAATTAAAATGGGGGGTAATGTTCTTTTAATGACAGCTACATTCCCGGAGTTCATTAAAGTTGAATTGAAAAAAAGAGTGGAAGAATTAACCCTCAACGGTTTTGAAATTCTTGATCTCTTTGATATCGAAGAATATAAATTCAAAAAATTGATTAAGCATAAAATACAATTGATCAAAATTGAAAATTCCAGAACTAACGATAATAAAGTAGATTTTTCGTTTCCTGATGAGCTCATCAATCAAATAATTGAACAGGGGCGAAACAAAAGAGTTCTTGTAATTTGTAATACAATTAAACAGGCTCAGGATGTTTATTATAAGTTAAAACAAAAAATAAATAATGAAATTGATTTGTACCTTTTGCATTCTAGATTCACTTTTGATGACAGGAAAAAGAAACAAGACATATTGACTCGGGAATTTTCCAATCCAAAAACAGAAAACGAAGATAAAGGTAAAATTCTTGTAGCTACTCAAGTAATTGAAGCCGCTCTTGATATTGACGCAGATGTACTTTACACCGAACTTGCACCGATGGATGTTCTTGTTCAAAGAATGGGCAGAGTATTGCGAAGGTATCGAGAAAATTATACTTATGAAGGTCCGCCAAATGTGAATATTATTCTCTTTAAAGAAAAATATGAATCGGGCAATTCTAAGGTCTATAATTCTGAGTTGCTTGAACTGACTTTAATTCTTGTTTTTATCAAACTCTTTCAAAATGTTGATGCTGATAATCTTAATGACATAATTCCAGTAGCTAAAAGTTATTTCGAGTACAAAAACAGTAGGCTAAAGACAAAAGATAGTTTTAAGAATGATCTTGATAACATTTCGACATTTAATTCAAAATCAAAAGGGAAGAAAGGAAAAAGAAATCAAAATTTTAGTACTCTAAATTTCTCATTATCTGAATACGACAAATATCAACTTACTAATGCTCTCTATTCTTTAATAGATGATCAGAGCAATTATAAACAGGAGTTTTATAAAACTTTGAACACCCTTGATGCTGGATATATGGCTGAAAGTCGGCAAGAAGCTCAGAAAATTTTCAGGCCAATGGTATCTACTTCAGTAATAAGCAAAATAAAATTGGATCAACTTAAAGATGATATATTAAAATTTTTCAACAATTATGGAAATTCTCAAAGAATATTTACACTCTTTAAAGAATACATTATTTCAAGATATGTGGTAAATGTAATCGGAATGCGCGAGAGAAATCCCTTATTGAAACTTGAAAGATGGATCAGTAATAATTTTACTTCAGAGGAAATTGATGAAATCAATTTGAACCGCTTAAAAAGGTGGACAAGAGATATCTACCTGACCGATGCAAATTATTCTGAAGAGATTGGATTAGAAAAAGAAATAGAAACTAAAATTGAAACACAATTCTTATAA
- the cas2 gene encoding CRISPR-associated endonuclease Cas2: MYVILVYDAAPKRGQKVLKFLRKKLNWVQNSVFEGDITEASFMELKKEIEQLIDKKYDSIIYYVFDSKNYFERGIIGLEKSNLDTII; encoded by the coding sequence ATGTATGTCATATTGGTTTATGATGCAGCTCCCAAAAGAGGGCAAAAGGTTCTAAAATTTTTAAGAAAAAAATTAAACTGGGTGCAAAACTCAGTATTTGAGGGTGATATAACAGAAGCTTCTTTTATGGAGTTAAAAAAAGAAATTGAACAGTTGATTGATAAAAAATATGACTCAATCATTTATTATGTGTTTGATTCTAAAAATTACTTTGAGAGGGGGATAATAGGTTTAGAGAAAAGTAATCTAGATACAATAATATGA
- the cas4 gene encoding CRISPR-associated protein Cas4, translating to MKITGTHINYYFHCKRHLWFFAHHILMEHTSELVAIGKFISESTYERKQHELHFVEEDFEFVLDFFDKNTNTIHEIKKTNKMEELHIWQLKFYIYRLKELGFHNVKGIIDYPKLKRLIKVELTEKDEEKLNEVIKEIHLLVNQKKPPKVIRKSYCRKCSYFELCYV from the coding sequence ATGAAAATTACAGGCACACATATCAATTATTATTTTCATTGTAAAAGACATCTATGGTTTTTTGCTCACCATATATTGATGGAACACACAAGCGAACTTGTTGCTATTGGAAAATTCATTTCAGAATCAACATACGAAAGAAAACAACACGAACTCCATTTTGTAGAAGAAGATTTTGAATTTGTATTAGATTTCTTTGATAAAAACACCAACACAATCCACGAAATCAAAAAAACAAACAAAATGGAAGAGCTTCACATCTGGCAATTAAAGTTTTATATCTACAGATTAAAAGAATTGGGCTTTCATAATGTAAAAGGCATTATTGACTATCCAAAATTAAAAAGGTTAATTAAAGTGGAACTAACCGAAAAAGATGAAGAAAAATTAAATGAAGTTATAAAAGAAATTCATCTGTTGGTTAATCAGAAAAAACCACCTAAAGTTATAAGAAAATCTTATTGTCGTAAATGTTCTTACTTTGAACTATGTTATGTTTAA
- the cas1b gene encoding type I-B CRISPR-associated endonuclease Cas1, whose amino-acid sequence MKKNFYIFTNGILKRKDNTICFEPFINQETQKPSKLLEQTDLTNIPEEEFLIDNDEIEDEKENQNAKTRKFIPVESIDSIYCFGEHRFNTKFLNFLSQSQIPLHIFNYYGFYTGTFYPRETQVSGKLLIAQVQHFLDEEKRLTIAKEFIRGSLFNMIKNLQYYNNRQKDLSYFIDYLTNALKKVDEVKSVEELMGIEGSARKNYYESWHLIINQPIDFQKREKQPPSNPVNALISFGNSLLYTTVLGEIYRNQLNPTISYLHTPGERRFSLSLDIAEVFKPLIVDRIIFALLNKNIIKQDDFEFHLNSCLLNENGRKIFVKEYDEKLSTTIKHRKLNRSISYQTLIRYECYKLIKHLLDAEEYQSFKIWW is encoded by the coding sequence ATGAAAAAGAATTTTTACATATTCACAAACGGTATTTTAAAAAGAAAAGACAACACAATTTGCTTTGAACCATTTATAAATCAGGAAACTCAGAAGCCCTCAAAACTCCTTGAGCAAACTGATCTGACTAATATCCCTGAAGAAGAATTTTTAATTGATAACGATGAAATTGAAGATGAAAAAGAAAATCAAAACGCAAAAACTCGTAAGTTCATTCCTGTCGAATCGATTGACAGTATATATTGCTTTGGTGAGCATCGTTTTAATACTAAATTCCTAAATTTCCTTAGTCAAAGCCAGATCCCGCTTCATATTTTCAATTATTACGGATTTTACACAGGGACATTTTATCCGAGAGAGACACAGGTTTCAGGTAAATTGCTCATTGCACAGGTGCAACATTTTTTAGATGAAGAGAAAAGACTTACAATTGCTAAAGAGTTTATCAGAGGCTCACTTTTTAATATGATTAAAAACTTGCAATACTATAACAACCGTCAAAAAGATCTCTCTTATTTTATTGATTATCTTACCAATGCATTAAAAAAAGTTGATGAAGTAAAATCAGTTGAAGAATTGATGGGCATTGAAGGAAGCGCAAGAAAAAATTATTACGAAAGCTGGCATTTAATAATTAATCAACCGATAGACTTCCAGAAAAGAGAAAAGCAGCCACCATCAAATCCAGTTAATGCTTTAATTTCATTTGGTAATAGCCTTCTTTACACAACGGTACTCGGTGAGATCTACAGGAATCAGTTAAATCCAACTATCAGTTATTTGCATACTCCTGGAGAAAGAAGATTTTCTCTTTCATTAGACATTGCCGAAGTATTTAAACCTTTAATTGTTGATAGAATAATATTTGCACTTTTGAACAAAAACATAATAAAACAGGACGATTTCGAATTTCATTTGAATAGTTGTTTATTAAACGAAAACGGAAGAAAAATATTCGTTAAAGAATACGACGAAAAACTTTCAACGACAATTAAACATAGAAAACTTAATAGATCAATATCCTATCAAACCTTAATAAGATACGAATGTTATAAATTGATTAAACACTTACTGGATGCCGAAGAATATCAATCATTTAAAATATGGTGGTAA